The Acidimicrobiales bacterium genome includes the window GGGCGGCGGACAGCGCCGCACGCTGGTCGGCGACGCTCGTCTCGGCGACCGCGACCTCCTGGGCACGGTGGGCTTGGGCCTGCTCGAACGACTCGCCCAGCTCCTGGCCGCACACCGGACAGTCGCCCTCACCGGCCAGCTGGGCGGTGCGCTCGGCGGCCTCAGAGGCGCGTACGAGACCGGCCTCGGCGCCGGCCAGTCGTGCGGCGGCCTCGGCCACCGTCTCGGCTGCGGTGCGCGCCGAGTCGCGGGCGGCGGCGACGGGCGCGTCGTCGGGGGTCGGCGGCTCGACGAGCTCGGGGATGCGCTGGAGGGCGACCTCGGCCTCGGCCACGGCCCGCAGCAGCCCGAGTCGCTCATCCAATTCGGGCAGCCGCTCGACGGCGGGGGCCAGCTCGGCCAGGCGGTCGGCGGCCTCGGCCAGGTCGGCCAGCTCGGTGGTGAGGCTTGTCACCCGCTCCTCGGCGGTGTCGAGCGCATCCCGCACGCCGCGGCCGTCGGCCACCAGCTCCTCGTGGAGCCGGCGAAGGTCGTCGACCTGCTCGAAGCGGGCCTCGGCCACCTCTAGGGCGGTGCGTCCCTCGGCGGCGGTGCCCTCGGCCACGGTGGCGGCCCCCTCGGCCTCGTCGGCGCGGGCCTGGGCGGCGGCGAGCGCTGCCTGCAGCGCCTCCACGTCGGGCAGGCGGGCCTGGAGGCGCTCGTGGTCGGCACGGGCGTTGCGGGCGTCGGCCCGGGCCGCCTCCCTCGCTTTGTCGAGCGGGGTGATGCCGAGCAAGCGCAGCACCAGGTCGCGCCGCTTCTGCGGGGTCTGCCCGGAGAACGCAGCCACCTGCTTCTGCTCGGCGAAGACCGAGGCGCGGAAGGCGGTGTCGTCCATGCCGATGACCGACTGCACGTAGGTGGCGACGTCGCGGGCTCCCTCGGCCACCTGCTGGCCGTTCCAGTGGGCCTCGGCCTTGACGGTGTGGTTGATCCCGGAGATGGTGCGGCGCACCACGTAGAGGTGGCCCTCGTGCTCGAACTCGACCTCGGCCAGCGCCTCGCCACCCACGCCGGTGGTGCGCACCTCGTCGAGCGACGTGCGCGACCGGCCATACAAGCTGAAGCGGATGGCCTCGACGAGCGCCGACTTTCCGGCCCCGTTCGCGCCGTAGATGCCGACGAGGCCGGCGGGGATCTCGAGGTCGAGCTCGTCGGCGTAGACGCGGTAGTTGCGCAGCCGGATGCGGGTGAGCCTCACTGCCTCACCCGGCGTCCTCGACGGCCCGGCCCAGGTAGTCGTGGCCGAGGGTGGTGATGCGCTGGCGGTCGTAGCCGATGAGGTCCTGGCCCTGGAGGTAGCGGTCCCAGTGGGCACCCATGGCGTCCATGTCGGGCAGCTCCACGCTCATGGCGGCATCGGCGAACCTGGGCTCGAGCTTCAGGTGGAGGGCGCCGCCGGCAGCGTCGCGCACGGCCTCGAGGTCGAGGAGGCGATAGGCCTCCGGGTCGATGCCCTCGATGTAGAGGCGGGCCACGGCCCCCTCGGGCACGGCTGCGGCGCGCTCCATGACCCGCTCGGCCACCTCGGCGGGCGAGAGGCCGAGGGCCTCCACCGTGGGCATGGTCACGAGGGGGCGCTGGCCCTCGAGGGGAACGTGGCGACAGGTGCCCGCCACGGTGTCGAGCACCACGATGCCCTTGGCCCGATCGGGGTCGTCGGCGAAGCTGAACGTGTCGGTGGAGCCGGCGTACCACATGGCCTCGGCCACCTTGGTGTGGAAGTGGTAGTGGCCGAGCAGCACCAGGTCGGAGCGGATCAGCCCGGCGTCGACTTCGATCTCGTTGATGTCGCTGTAGCGGGGCTCCACCTGGGTGACCCGCGGGTGGGTGAGCAGCAGGTTGGGCTGATCGAGGCTGCGCCGCTGGTCGGCCTCGGCCAGGGCTTCGAGGGTGGCGTCGACGGTCATCATCTGGGGAACGGCGTGCACCACCAGGTCGGCCACCTCGATGCGCTCGTAGGCCAGCCGGGTGGCGAAGTGGACCTCGGGGAAGGCGTCGGCGAGCGCCGAGTAGGGGCTGCCGGTGCCGGGCAGCCGAGGCGTGTCGTGGTTCCCGCTGATGGCGACGAGCGGGATGCCGTGCTCGCGCACCTTCAGCAGCGCCCGCTGGACGACGCGGAACGAGCGGTAGGTGGGGCGGGGGTGGTCGAACACGTCGCCCAGCCACACCATGAGGTCGGGCGACTGGGCGAGGGCGAGGTCGACCGCAGCGGTGAAGCTGTCCTCGAAGTCGCGCTCGCGCTGGTTCACGCCGGTGGCGGCGTCGGTGATGGCGAGGTACGAGCGCCCGAGGTGGGCGTCGCCGAGGGCGGTGACCTTCATGGGATGCCTCCCGTGCTCAGTCGACCAGGGCGCTGATGTGTGGCGGCGCCGTGGGCGAGGGGGCGGGCGGAGGGTCGGTGGCAGCCACCAGGTGCGACCACAGGTGGATGGTGGCCGGTACGGCGAAGGGGGCCTCGAGGTTGATGATGAGGCACTCGCCCGGCATGAGCGTCTGGATCTCGGGGCCGAGGGCGCTGATGTCCTGCTTGGACGAGCCCCGGAGGATGGTGCGGTCCTTCTCGTCGGCCAGGCCGAGGACGAAGAAGGTGTTGAACTGGCTGAGCAGCTCGTCGTCGAGCAGCTTGGGCTGCTGTGTGATGGCGCACAGCCCCACCTTGAACTTGCGGCCCTCGCGCGCCACCCGGGGGAAGACGTTGGACTCCCGGTCGGTGTTGCGCGACAACACTCGCTGGGCCTCCTCGAGCACGATGGCCACCACGGGGAGGCGCTCGTGGACCTCGGGGTCATCGAGGTAGGCCCCCGACCAGCGCTCCATCACCTTGCGGGTGAGGAAGCTGGCCACCAGCACCTCCTCGGTGGACCCGAGGCCGCTGACGTCGATGAGCACCACCTTGCCGTCCTCGAGGTCGCGGACCACGGCGGCGCCGACGGACACGCCGGGGTCGGCGGCGATGCACGACAGGTCGACGATGCGCCGGGCCCGGCGGTGCACCACCTGGAGGGTGTTGAGGGCCACCCGGCCGTTGAGCTCGACGTCGCGGAAGCCGGGCAGGTCGTCGAGGTGGGTGAAGGCCAGCAGCCACGACAGGCCGTCGCCGCCGTAGTGGCGCTCGAGCTCGAAGAGAGCCTCCTCCTGCGGCCTGGACCACTCGTAGGCGGTGCGCAGGTCGTCGACGGTGAGCTCGGCCAGGCTGACCTGGAG containing:
- a CDS encoding SMC family ATPase, which produces MRLTRIRLRNYRVYADELDLEIPAGLVGIYGANGAGKSALVEAIRFSLYGRSRTSLDEVRTTGVGGEALAEVEFEHEGHLYVVRRTISGINHTVKAEAHWNGQQVAEGARDVATYVQSVIGMDDTAFRASVFAEQKQVAAFSGQTPQKRRDLVLRLLGITPLDKAREAARADARNARADHERLQARLPDVEALQAALAAAQARADEAEGAATVAEGTAAEGRTALEVAEARFEQVDDLRRLHEELVADGRGVRDALDTAEERVTSLTTELADLAEAADRLAELAPAVERLPELDERLGLLRAVAEAEVALQRIPELVEPPTPDDAPVAAARDSARTAAETVAEAAARLAGAEAGLVRASEAAERTAQLAGEGDCPVCGQELGESFEQAQAHRAQEVAVAETSVADQRAALSAARAAAADAELALAGAETALKEAQAARSAYDVAAERRAAALERVAEAIAAAGREPEEGELVALATELAVCQAAAAESQRLAGRLERRAAVEEQLEVARLRVVESTERRQVLLDKVTSLSFAPDDLAAARTARDDERARSRAADDAANAARIGAVQARGAAETAATTLEAGREQHRSIADLADTSRHIGRLADLLSDFRNQVVQTVGPRLAAHAADLFAELTDNEYDRLEVDPETYELQIRDAGILHGIDRFSGSETDLANLALRVAISEHVRFQSGGAVGLLVLDEVFGPLDSDRKERMLLALERLRGRFRQVLVVTHDAEIKEQLPSAIEVIKLPGRRATARVLSGV
- a CDS encoding metallophosphoesterase; translated protein: MKVTALGDAHLGRSYLAITDAATGVNQRERDFEDSFTAAVDLALAQSPDLMVWLGDVFDHPRPTYRSFRVVQRALLKVREHGIPLVAISGNHDTPRLPGTGSPYSALADAFPEVHFATRLAYERIEVADLVVHAVPQMMTVDATLEALAEADQRRSLDQPNLLLTHPRVTQVEPRYSDINEIEVDAGLIRSDLVLLGHYHFHTKVAEAMWYAGSTDTFSFADDPDRAKGIVVLDTVAGTCRHVPLEGQRPLVTMPTVEALGLSPAEVAERVMERAAAVPEGAVARLYIEGIDPEAYRLLDLEAVRDAAGGALHLKLEPRFADAAMSVELPDMDAMGAHWDRYLQGQDLIGYDRQRITTLGHDYLGRAVEDAG
- a CDS encoding ATP-binding protein; amino-acid sequence: MTDPTSHTRGRLFGKNVLEGEFRAAPDEDLFLGELLVAIDEGTGRRYLFRVVDVTYGTEHREPGWAERVAGTLLADDARGEPGAHPVHEQARRTYRRAECRCLGYLTPKADDGTQEFRKPKSLPTQFSRVVAPEPSDFEFLRTRMGDLPVGRLRSGETVVDFEVGIPGASLATHVGIFATTGMGKSNLMRVLAGGVLRASGRYGLLLVDPHGEYRRELPRHPWAAERLRTYAARRLPNTTSLQVSLAELTVDDLRTAYEWSRPQEEALFELERHYGGDGLSWLLAFTHLDDLPGFRDVELNGRVALNTLQVVHRRARRIVDLSCIAADPGVSVGAAVVRDLEDGKVVLIDVSGLGSTEEVLVASFLTRKVMERWSGAYLDDPEVHERLPVVAIVLEEAQRVLSRNTDRESNVFPRVAREGRKFKVGLCAITQQPKLLDDELLSQFNTFFVLGLADEKDRTILRGSSKQDISALGPEIQTLMPGECLIINLEAPFAVPATIHLWSHLVAATDPPPAPSPTAPPHISALVD